The nucleotide sequence CCGCCCATGAAGCCGGCGGAATTGGCGGCGGTGGTGCCCTCGGTGGGGCCGGGGGACTCGACTGCGGTGCTGGTGGGGGCGGGCGACATCGCGGACTGCCGCTCGCGCGGCGCGGAGGAGACGGCGCGGCTCATCGACGGCATCCCCGGCGCGGTGATGGCGGTGGGCGACCTGGCTTATCCGCGCGGCACCGTGGAGGACGTGCGCCGCTGCTACCGGCCCACATGGGGCCGCTTCCGCGACCGGACCTTTCCGGCGCTGGGCAACCACGACGTGGTGGCGCGAGGTGCGGCGGGCTACGTCGGCTTCTTCGGCGAGCGGCTGCGGGCGCTGGGCCCCGCGGCGGCAGACCCGGCGCGCGGCTGGTACAGCTACCGGCTGGGTGCGTGGCACGTCGTCGTCCTCAACAGCAACCCGGCTTCGGTCGATTCGGCGCAGGTGCGATGGCTGCGGGAAGACCTTCGCGCGAACCGGCAGCCGTGCACGCTGGCGTACTTCCACCATCCGCGCTTCACCTCGGGCCCGCACGGCGACGCCGGGTGGATGCAGCCCATCTGGCAGGCGCTGTACGACGGGGGCGTGGACGTGGCGGTCGCCGGGCACGACCACGACTACGAGCGCTTCGTGCCCATGGACGCGGCGGGGCGGCCGGACGAGGCGCGCGGCATCCGCTCGTTCGTGGTGGGTACCGGCGGCGCCGAACGGCGGCGC is from Longimicrobiaceae bacterium and encodes:
- a CDS encoding metallophosphoesterase, with translation MSYVRDERGRVGMMREVMGALAALAVAVACDRSTPPMKPAELAAVVPSVGPGDSTAVLVGAGDIADCRSRGAEETARLIDGIPGAVMAVGDLAYPRGTVEDVRRCYRPTWGRFRDRTFPALGNHDVVARGAAGYVGFFGERLRALGPAAADPARGWYSYRLGAWHVVVLNSNPASVDSAQVRWLREDLRANRQPCTLAYFHHPRFTSGPHGDAGWMQPIWQALYDGGVDVAVAGHDHDYERFVPMDAAGRPDEARGIRSFVVGTGGAERRRIRSVDAGSVARMDDTFGVIRFVLRPGTYEWDFIPTGRANQSIDHGKGTCH